The following are encoded together in the Streptomyces sp. NBC_01465 genome:
- a CDS encoding DUF1062 domain-containing protein, whose protein sequence is MLETWVVMPTCLPLVLRRCHACASERFRANGKFRINANHKLLDAWLLVLCTTCGDTAKLTVFERTNVRSVPPELLDRMHANDPSLAAELLQDPVLQRRNRIALDWDGAWRLDTGGTDLADREVIDVSVRFAARIPVRPERLIAEGFGLSRAEVKRLMKEEKVMSAVRLSGKLSGDFAFMLKR, encoded by the coding sequence GTGCTCGAAACCTGGGTGGTCATGCCCACCTGCCTTCCTCTTGTCCTCCGCCGCTGTCATGCGTGCGCGTCCGAACGCTTCCGGGCGAACGGCAAGTTCCGTATCAACGCCAATCACAAGCTCCTCGACGCCTGGCTCCTCGTGCTCTGCACGACGTGCGGGGACACGGCGAAGCTCACGGTCTTCGAGCGGACGAACGTCCGCTCCGTACCGCCTGAGCTGCTCGACCGGATGCATGCCAACGACCCTTCGCTGGCAGCCGAGTTGCTCCAGGACCCGGTGCTTCAGCGCCGCAATCGCATCGCCCTCGACTGGGACGGTGCGTGGCGTCTCGACACCGGAGGGACTGACCTTGCGGACCGTGAGGTGATCGACGTGTCGGTGCGCTTCGCCGCGCGGATCCCCGTCCGGCCGGAGCGGCTCATCGCCGAAGGGTTCGGTCTTTCGCGGGCCGAGGTCAAGAGGCTGATGAAGGAGGAGAAGGTCATGTCGGCGGTCCGGCTGAGCGGCAAGCTCTCCGGCGACTTCGCCTTCATGCTCAAGCGCTGA
- a CDS encoding NADH:flavin oxidoreductase, producing the protein MTVAADATRAARILSRPVQLNGLTVPNRIVMAPMTRQFSPGGIPGEDVVSYYARRAAAGVGLIVTEGTYVGHDSAGDSGRVPRFHGEEQLAGWKKVVDAVHAAGGTIVPQLWHIGMVRKAGAPPYAEAPAVGPSGVTSADAEVTGKAMTQQDLDDVVAAFAQAAADAERLGFDGVELHGAHGYLVDQFFWEGTNRRTDAYGGSAVARTKFAAEIVAAVRAAVSPEFPILFRYSQWKQQDYDARLAETPEELEAILAPLAAAGVDAFHASTRRYWVPEFEGSDLNLAGWTKKLTGKPTISVGSVGLDGGDFLRSFAGEGATAKGIDDLLDRLESDEFEMVAVGRALLQDPEWAAKVLDGRTDELAAYDAQSALKSLS; encoded by the coding sequence GTGACCGTCGCCGCCGATGCCACCCGTGCCGCCCGGATACTCTCCCGCCCGGTCCAGCTCAACGGCCTCACCGTCCCCAACCGGATCGTCATGGCGCCCATGACCCGGCAGTTCTCCCCGGGCGGCATTCCCGGCGAGGATGTCGTCTCGTACTACGCGCGCCGTGCCGCCGCGGGCGTCGGCCTCATCGTCACCGAGGGCACCTACGTCGGCCACGACTCGGCCGGCGACAGCGGTCGCGTCCCGCGCTTCCACGGCGAGGAGCAGCTCGCGGGGTGGAAGAAGGTCGTGGACGCGGTGCACGCGGCGGGCGGCACGATCGTTCCGCAGCTGTGGCACATCGGCATGGTGCGCAAGGCGGGTGCGCCGCCGTACGCGGAGGCCCCCGCCGTCGGCCCCTCCGGTGTCACCTCCGCCGACGCCGAGGTCACCGGCAAGGCGATGACGCAGCAGGACCTGGACGACGTGGTCGCCGCGTTCGCGCAGGCCGCCGCGGACGCCGAGCGCCTGGGCTTCGACGGGGTCGAGCTGCACGGGGCGCACGGCTACCTGGTCGACCAGTTCTTCTGGGAGGGCACCAACCGGCGTACGGACGCGTACGGGGGCTCCGCCGTCGCCCGTACGAAGTTCGCCGCCGAGATCGTGGCCGCGGTGCGCGCCGCCGTCTCCCCGGAGTTCCCGATCCTCTTCCGCTACTCGCAGTGGAAGCAGCAGGACTACGACGCGCGCCTCGCCGAGACCCCCGAGGAGCTCGAAGCGATCCTGGCCCCGCTCGCCGCGGCCGGTGTGGACGCCTTCCACGCTTCCACCCGCCGCTACTGGGTCCCCGAGTTCGAGGGCTCCGACCTGAACCTGGCGGGCTGGACGAAGAAGCTCACGGGCAAGCCCACCATCTCGGTCGGCTCGGTGGGTCTCGACGGCGGCGACTTCCTGCGCTCCTTCGCGGGCGAGGGCGCCACGGCCAAGGGCATCGACGATCTGCTGGACCGTCTGGAGAGCGACGAGTTCGAGATGGTCGCGGTCGGCCGTGCGCTGCTGCAGGATCCGGAGTGGGCGGCGAAGGTGCTGGACGGCCGGACGGACGAGCTGGCTGCGTACGACGCGCAGTCGGCGCTGAAGTCGCTGAGCTGA
- a CDS encoding glucosyl-3-phosphoglycerate synthase → MLDEVERWLSRRSWAAADRPLERLVAAKREKHGTSVSVVLPALNEEETVGEIVSVIRRELMSASVPLVDELVVIDSGSTDRTAEVAEAAGARVVHRDSILPRMPALPGKGEVLWRSLLVTTGDIVCFVDADLKDFSADFVSGIVGPLLTDPEVQLVKAMYDRPLGDAAGQGGRVTELVARPLLNLHWPQLAGFVQPLGGEYAARRTLLEQLPFPVGYGVELGLLVDALHTVGLDALAQVDVGVRKHRHQDGRALGRMAAAIYRTAQLRLSRGHLVRPSLTQFERGENGFVPRTYAVDTEERPPMREISEYAARRAA, encoded by the coding sequence GTGCTGGATGAGGTGGAGCGCTGGCTGAGCAGGCGTTCCTGGGCTGCCGCCGATCGCCCGCTGGAGCGCCTGGTGGCCGCCAAACGTGAGAAACACGGCACCTCGGTGAGCGTCGTCCTGCCCGCGCTGAACGAGGAGGAGACGGTCGGGGAGATCGTCTCGGTCATCCGCCGCGAGCTGATGTCCGCCTCCGTGCCCCTCGTCGACGAGCTCGTGGTGATCGACTCCGGCTCCACGGACCGCACCGCCGAGGTCGCGGAGGCGGCCGGTGCGCGGGTGGTGCACCGGGACTCGATCCTGCCCCGGATGCCCGCCCTGCCCGGCAAGGGCGAGGTCCTCTGGCGCTCACTCCTCGTCACCACCGGGGACATCGTCTGTTTCGTCGACGCCGATCTGAAGGACTTCTCGGCCGACTTCGTCTCGGGCATCGTCGGCCCGCTCCTCACCGACCCCGAGGTCCAGCTCGTCAAGGCGATGTACGACCGACCGCTCGGCGATGCAGCAGGTCAGGGCGGTCGCGTCACGGAGCTCGTGGCCCGCCCGCTGCTCAATCTGCACTGGCCGCAGCTGGCCGGTTTCGTCCAGCCGCTCGGCGGCGAGTACGCGGCCCGCCGCACGCTCCTGGAGCAGCTGCCCTTCCCCGTCGGTTACGGAGTGGAGCTGGGGCTGCTCGTCGACGCGCTGCACACGGTGGGTCTGGACGCGCTGGCCCAGGTCGACGTGGGCGTACGGAAACATCGCCACCAGGACGGCCGGGCGCTCGGCCGGATGGCGGCGGCGATCTACCGGACCGCCCAACTCCGGCTCTCCCGCGGGCACTTGGTGCGGCCGTCGCTGACGCAGTTCGAGCGGGGCGAGAACGGCTTCGTGCCCCGGACCTATGCGGTGGACACGGAGGAGCGGCCGCCAATGCGCGAAATCAGTGAATACGCGGCGCGGCGCGCGGCCTAA
- a CDS encoding Uma2 family endonuclease, which produces MTPSTAEHAQMTVEEFEQIAHHAPETVRLEFINGRLVVKAMPDGNHSEMLMWLVRQCMQQRPELNLMPERGVKAEAYRKGRARADAVLAPRRHFRGHGEWSDTEGILMAVEITSRDADTNQRDRIDKPIGYAEADIPVYLLIDRDDDTLTVYSEPKDGTYQQHPSYPFGAEVALPDPVGITLDTEELKDYAS; this is translated from the coding sequence ATGACCCCCAGCACCGCCGAGCACGCCCAGATGACCGTCGAGGAGTTCGAGCAGATCGCTCACCACGCCCCGGAGACGGTGAGGCTTGAATTCATCAACGGAAGGCTCGTGGTCAAGGCAATGCCCGACGGCAATCACAGTGAGATGCTCATGTGGCTGGTGCGGCAGTGCATGCAGCAGCGGCCCGAGCTGAATCTCATGCCTGAGCGCGGCGTCAAGGCAGAGGCTTACCGCAAGGGTCGCGCTCGCGCGGACGCGGTCCTCGCACCCCGTCGGCACTTCCGTGGGCACGGCGAGTGGTCCGACACCGAGGGGATTCTGATGGCCGTCGAGATCACTTCCCGTGACGCCGACACCAACCAGCGAGACCGCATCGACAAGCCCATCGGTTACGCCGAAGCCGACATCCCCGTCTACCTCCTCATCGACCGCGACGACGACACCCTCACCGTGTACAGCGAGCCGAAGGACGGTACGTACCAGCAGCACCCGTCCTACCCCTTCGGCGCCGAAGTCGCGCTCCCCGACCCCGTCGGCATCACCCTGGACACCGAGGAACTCAAGGACTACGCCTCCTGA
- the groL gene encoding chaperonin GroEL (60 kDa chaperone family; promotes refolding of misfolded polypeptides especially under stressful conditions; forms two stacked rings of heptamers to form a barrel-shaped 14mer; ends can be capped by GroES; misfolded proteins enter the barrel where they are refolded when GroES binds) → MAKIIAFDEEARRGLERGMNQLADAVKVTLGPKGRNVVLEKKWGAPTITNDGVSIAKEIELEDPYEKIGAELVKEVAKKTDDVAGDGTTTATVLAQALVREGLRNVAAGANPMALKRGIEKAVEAVSAALLEQAKDVETKEQIASTASISAADTQIGELIAEAMDKVGKEGVITVEESQTFGLELELTEGMRFDKGYISAYFATDMERMESSLDDPYILIVNSKIGNVKDLLPLLEKVMQSGKPLLIIAEDVEGEALSTLVVNKIRGTFKSVAVKAPGFGDRRKAMLNDIAILTGGTVISEEVGLKLENAGLDLLGRARKVVITKDETTIVDGSGESDQVAGRVNQIRAEIENSDSDYDREKLQERLAKLAGGVAVIKAGAATEVELKERKHRIEDAVRNAKAAVEEGIVAGGGVALLQASAVFEKLELEGDEATGANAVKLALEAPLKQIAVNGGLEGGVIVEKVRNLPIGHGLNAATGEYVDMIAEGIIDPAKVTRSALQNAASIAALFLTTEAVIADKPEKASAPAGGGMPGGDMDF, encoded by the coding sequence ATGGCCAAGATCATCGCGTTCGACGAGGAGGCCCGGCGCGGTCTCGAGCGCGGCATGAACCAGCTCGCCGACGCCGTCAAGGTCACCCTCGGCCCGAAGGGCCGCAACGTCGTCCTCGAGAAGAAGTGGGGCGCCCCCACGATCACCAACGATGGTGTTTCCATCGCCAAGGAGATCGAGCTCGAGGACCCGTACGAGAAGATCGGCGCCGAGCTGGTCAAGGAAGTCGCCAAGAAGACGGACGACGTCGCCGGCGACGGTACGACCACCGCCACCGTTCTCGCCCAGGCGCTCGTGCGTGAGGGTCTGCGCAACGTTGCCGCCGGCGCCAACCCGATGGCCCTCAAGCGTGGCATCGAGAAGGCCGTCGAGGCCGTCTCCGCCGCTCTCCTTGAGCAGGCCAAGGACGTGGAGACCAAGGAGCAGATCGCTTCGACCGCCTCCATCTCCGCCGCCGACACCCAGATCGGCGAGCTCATCGCCGAGGCGATGGACAAGGTCGGCAAGGAAGGCGTCATCACGGTCGAGGAGTCGCAGACCTTCGGCCTGGAGCTCGAGCTCACCGAGGGCATGCGCTTCGACAAGGGCTACATCTCGGCGTACTTCGCCACCGACATGGAGCGCATGGAGTCGTCGCTCGACGACCCGTACATCCTGATCGTCAACTCCAAGATCGGCAACGTGAAGGACCTCCTTCCGCTGCTCGAGAAGGTCATGCAGTCGGGCAAGCCCCTGCTGATCATCGCGGAGGACGTCGAGGGCGAGGCTCTGTCGACGCTGGTCGTCAACAAGATCCGCGGCACCTTCAAGTCCGTCGCCGTCAAGGCCCCGGGCTTCGGCGACCGCCGCAAGGCCATGCTGAACGACATCGCCATCCTCACGGGCGGCACGGTCATCTCCGAGGAGGTCGGCCTCAAGCTCGAGAACGCGGGCCTGGACCTGCTCGGCCGCGCCCGCAAGGTCGTCATCACCAAGGACGAGACGACGATCGTCGACGGTTCGGGCGAGTCCGACCAGGTCGCCGGCCGCGTCAACCAGATCCGCGCCGAGATCGAGAACAGCGACTCGGACTACGACCGCGAGAAGCTCCAGGAGCGCCTGGCGAAGCTCGCGGGCGGCGTGGCCGTCATCAAGGCCGGCGCCGCGACGGAGGTTGAGCTCAAGGAGCGCAAGCACCGTATCGAGGACGCCGTCCGCAACGCCAAGGCGGCCGTCGAAGAGGGCATCGTCGCCGGTGGCGGCGTCGCGCTTCTCCAGGCCTCCGCGGTCTTCGAGAAGCTCGAGCTCGAGGGCGACGAGGCGACCGGCGCCAACGCCGTGAAGCTCGCGCTGGAGGCCCCGCTCAAGCAGATCGCCGTCAACGGTGGTCTCGAGGGTGGCGTCATCGTCGAGAAGGTCCGCAACCTCCCGATCGGTCACGGCCTCAACGCCGCGACCGGCGAGTACGTGGACATGATCGCCGAGGGCATCATCGACCCGGCGAAGGTCACGCGCTCTGCCCTGCAGAACGCCGCCTCCATCGCCGCGCTGTTCCTCACCACCGAGGCAGTCATCGCCGACAAGCCGGAGAAGGCGTCCGCGCCGGCCGGTGGCGGTATGCCCGGCGGTGACATGGACTTCTGA
- a CDS encoding IS256 family transposase yields the protein MALSQSDLMRLLESLRTADGIESIRVLCERILQELIEAEATEAIGAAPGEHSSDRVAWRNGHRDRLLTSQAGDLDLKIPKVRSGSFFPSLLERRRRIDRALFAVVMEAYVHGVSTRSVDDLVKALGADSGISKSEVSRICGELDAELTAFKERPLDHTVFPYVFLDATYCKARVNHRIVSQAVVIATGISASGHREVLGLMVGDSESKPFWTTFLRSLRSRGLDNVQLVISDSHSGLVAAIRTVFLGSAWQRCRVHFVRDVFSVIEKGSGEMVAATIRTIFAQTTAETVRAQLNVVADMLGRQFPKVKAMLLEAAPDITAFADFPPAHWKKIWSTNPLERLNREIKRRTDVVQVFPNPAALDRLAAAVLAELHDEWQVFDRRYLSEGSMAELFTDKPTPQRKIPTQPEPNKLD from the coding sequence ATGGCCTTGTCCCAGTCTGACCTGATGCGGCTACTGGAGTCACTACGTACGGCCGATGGAATCGAGTCGATCAGGGTGTTGTGCGAGCGGATCCTGCAAGAACTCATCGAAGCCGAAGCAACCGAAGCCATCGGGGCTGCCCCCGGTGAGCACTCGAGCGACCGTGTGGCCTGGCGCAATGGCCATCGCGACCGGCTGCTGACCTCGCAGGCCGGCGACTTGGACCTGAAGATTCCCAAGGTGCGGAGCGGGTCGTTCTTCCCCTCGTTGCTGGAACGCCGACGGCGTATCGACCGGGCCCTGTTCGCCGTGGTGATGGAGGCATACGTGCACGGTGTCTCCACCCGGTCGGTCGATGACCTGGTCAAAGCACTCGGTGCGGACAGCGGGATCTCGAAGTCCGAGGTGTCGCGGATCTGCGGCGAACTCGACGCGGAACTCACCGCGTTCAAGGAACGGCCTCTGGACCACACGGTCTTCCCCTACGTCTTCCTGGACGCGACGTACTGCAAGGCGCGGGTGAACCACCGGATCGTCTCGCAGGCGGTGGTCATCGCGACCGGGATCTCGGCGAGCGGGCACCGCGAGGTCCTTGGACTGATGGTCGGCGACAGCGAGTCAAAGCCGTTCTGGACCACGTTCCTTCGCAGCCTGCGCTCCCGCGGCCTGGACAACGTCCAGCTGGTGATTTCCGATTCGCACAGCGGTCTGGTGGCCGCGATCCGCACCGTGTTCCTCGGATCGGCCTGGCAAAGGTGCCGCGTCCACTTCGTGCGCGACGTCTTCTCGGTGATCGAGAAGGGCTCCGGGGAGATGGTCGCGGCAACGATCCGTACCATCTTCGCGCAGACGACCGCCGAGACCGTCCGCGCCCAGCTCAACGTGGTGGCCGACATGCTCGGACGCCAGTTTCCCAAGGTCAAGGCCATGTTGCTGGAAGCCGCACCGGACATCACCGCGTTCGCGGACTTCCCGCCCGCGCACTGGAAGAAGATCTGGTCCACGAACCCGCTGGAGCGGCTGAACCGAGAGATCAAACGCAGGACCGATGTCGTCCAAGTCTTCCCCAACCCCGCCGCCCTCGACCGCCTCGCCGCCGCGGTCCTGGCCGAACTCCACGACGAGTGGCAGGTCTTCGACCGCCGCTACCTCTCCGAAGGCTCCATGGCCGAACTCTTCACCGACAAGCCCACACCGCAACGAAAGATCCCCACACAACCGGAACCCAACAAGCTCGACTGA
- a CDS encoding MoaD/ThiS family protein, translating into MSVKVRIPTILRTYTGGQAEVPAEGATLAEVIADLEKNHTGIAARVLDDQGKLRRFVNVYVNDDDVRFEGGLDAATPDGAGVSIIPAVAGG; encoded by the coding sequence ATGAGCGTCAAGGTCCGTATCCCGACCATTCTCCGTACGTACACCGGCGGCCAGGCCGAGGTCCCGGCGGAGGGCGCGACCCTCGCCGAGGTCATCGCCGACCTGGAGAAGAACCACACGGGCATCGCGGCCCGCGTCCTGGACGACCAGGGCAAGCTGCGCCGCTTCGTGAACGTGTACGTGAACGACGACGACGTCCGCTTCGAGGGCGGCCTGGACGCGGCGACCCCCGACGGCGCCGGCGTCTCGATCATCCCGGCGGTCGCGGGAGGCTGA
- the thrC gene encoding threonine synthase gives MAVETVEAVTAAPSVDLGPAAALSCRECSARFPLGPSFVCAECFGPLEVAYDLPSGDPEGLRKQIEAGPNNIWRYAPLLPVPADVATKPNLEPGFTKLIKADRLAAELGVTGGLYVKDDSGNPTHSFKDRVVAIAVEAARAFGFTTLSCSSTGNLAGAVGAAAVRAGLKSCVFIPHDLEPAKIITAAVYGGELVGIEGNYDDVNRFCSELIGDPAGEGWGFTNINLRPYYGEGSKTLAYEICEQLGWKLPDNLIIPIGSGSQLTKIDKGLQELIKLGLVEDKPYKIFGAQAKGCDPVSAAYKAGHDVIRPVKPDTIAKSIAIGNPADGPYVIDIARRTGGAVEDVTDPEIVDAIKLLARTEGVFAETAGGTTFAVLRKLLKAGLIDPAETTVAINTGDGLKTLDGLADSTGLSATIRPTLDSFREAGLV, from the coding sequence ATGGCTGTAGAGACAGTTGAAGCCGTAACCGCCGCACCGTCCGTCGATCTCGGACCCGCCGCCGCACTTTCCTGCCGCGAATGCTCCGCACGCTTCCCCCTGGGCCCCAGCTTCGTCTGCGCCGAGTGTTTCGGGCCGCTCGAAGTGGCGTACGACCTCCCGAGCGGCGACCCCGAAGGTCTGCGCAAGCAGATCGAGGCGGGCCCCAACAACATCTGGCGTTACGCGCCCCTGCTGCCCGTCCCCGCCGACGTGGCCACCAAGCCGAACCTCGAGCCCGGCTTCACCAAGCTGATCAAGGCCGACCGCCTGGCCGCCGAGCTCGGCGTCACCGGCGGCCTGTACGTCAAGGACGACTCCGGCAACCCGACGCACTCCTTCAAGGACCGCGTCGTCGCGATCGCCGTCGAGGCCGCCCGCGCCTTCGGCTTCACGACCCTCTCCTGCTCCTCCACCGGCAACCTGGCCGGTGCGGTGGGCGCCGCGGCCGTACGCGCAGGCCTCAAGTCCTGCGTCTTCATCCCGCACGATCTGGAGCCCGCGAAGATCATCACCGCCGCGGTCTACGGCGGCGAGCTGGTCGGCATCGAGGGCAACTACGACGACGTCAACCGCTTCTGCTCGGAGCTCATCGGCGACCCGGCCGGCGAGGGCTGGGGCTTCACCAACATCAACCTGCGCCCGTACTACGGCGAGGGTTCGAAGACCCTCGCCTACGAGATCTGCGAGCAGCTCGGCTGGAAGCTCCCGGACAACCTGATCATCCCGATCGGTTCCGGATCCCAGCTGACGAAGATCGACAAGGGTCTGCAGGAGCTGATCAAGCTCGGCCTCGTCGAGGACAAGCCGTACAAGATCTTCGGTGCCCAGGCGAAGGGCTGCGACCCGGTCTCGGCCGCGTACAAGGCCGGTCATGACGTGATCCGCCCGGTGAAGCCGGACACCATCGCCAAGTCGATCGCGATCGGGAACCCGGCCGACGGCCCGTACGTCATCGACATCGCGCGCCGCACGGGCGGTGCGGTCGAGGACGTCACCGACCCCGAGATCGTCGACGCGATCAAGCTCCTCGCGCGTACGGAGGGCGTCTTCGCGGAGACGGCCGGCGGCACCACCTTCGCCGTCCTGCGCAAGCTCCTGAAGGCCGGTCTCATCGACCCCGCCGAGACCACGGTCGCCATCAACACCGGCGACGGCCTCAAGACCCTGGACGGCCTCGCCGACTCCACGGGTCTCTCCGCCACCATCCGCCCCACCCTGGATTCCTTCCGAGAGGCTGGCCTCGTATGA
- a CDS encoding cold-shock protein, producing the protein MAQGTVKWFNAEKGYGFIAVDGGADVFVHYSAIQMDGYRTLEEGQRVEFEISQGQKGPQADMVKLAV; encoded by the coding sequence ATGGCTCAGGGCACCGTCAAGTGGTTCAACGCGGAGAAGGGGTACGGCTTCATCGCGGTCGACGGTGGTGCGGATGTTTTCGTCCACTACAGCGCGATCCAGATGGACGGTTACCGCACCCTTGAAGAAGGTCAGCGAGTGGAGTTCGAGATCTCGCAGGGCCAGAAGGGTCCGCAGGCGGACATGGTCAAGCTCGCCGTCTGA
- a CDS encoding DUF1254 domain-containing protein, whose amino-acid sequence MADDLDGLAAEAWLFGYPLLLMDATRRVMTSGPQATPVNAFSHLREFPDASFTKVVSPNADTLYSIAWLDLRAEPMLISMADSGGRYWMLPLLSAWTDVIASPGSRTTGGGAGTFAVCGPGWDGSLPDGVERIDAPTALTWVIGRTNTAGPADYPAVHALQDRMRLEPLSRFDPTAPQPVSVPPLPDDIPGAAPVEYVEALSGEAFFTALGELLVDNPPTAADAPAMERFAALGLTTGQPWNPDALSPAARQAVLDAPAAGRAAVARAKAAQFADSPGGWSTLRGNGDFGTDYTRRAFVAQIGLGANLDADAIYPGARSDDQGRPLTGAYRYRIHFTADQLPPVDGFWSLTLYNERQAFADNPLNRYAIGDRDPLVFAADGSLTLHIQHDSPGPEQEANWLPAPADAFNLFFRLYWPRPSVVDGTWALPPLQRVD is encoded by the coding sequence ATGGCTGACGATCTTGACGGTCTGGCGGCGGAGGCGTGGCTGTTCGGCTATCCGCTGCTGCTGATGGACGCCACGCGACGGGTGATGACGTCCGGTCCGCAGGCGACGCCGGTCAATGCCTTCTCTCACCTGCGGGAGTTTCCGGACGCGTCGTTCACCAAGGTCGTGTCGCCCAACGCGGACACGTTGTACTCCATCGCGTGGCTGGACCTGCGGGCGGAGCCGATGCTGATCAGCATGGCGGACAGCGGCGGCCGGTACTGGATGCTGCCCCTGCTCTCCGCCTGGACCGACGTCATCGCCTCCCCCGGCAGCCGTACCACCGGGGGAGGCGCCGGCACCTTCGCGGTGTGCGGTCCCGGGTGGGACGGCAGCCTGCCCGACGGGGTCGAGCGCATCGACGCACCCACCGCCCTGACCTGGGTGATCGGCCGGACCAATACCGCCGGTCCGGCGGACTACCCGGCTGTGCACGCCCTCCAGGACCGGATGCGCCTGGAGCCGCTGTCCCGCTTCGACCCGACAGCCCCGCAGCCCGTGTCCGTACCCCCGCTGCCCGACGACATCCCGGGCGCGGCCCCGGTGGAGTACGTCGAGGCGCTGAGCGGTGAAGCGTTCTTCACCGCGCTGGGCGAACTGCTCGTCGACAACCCGCCCACTGCCGCCGATGCCCCGGCGATGGAGCGTTTCGCCGCTCTCGGTCTCACCACCGGGCAGCCCTGGAACCCGGACGCGCTGAGCCCGGCAGCCCGCCAAGCCGTCCTCGACGCCCCCGCAGCCGGCCGCGCGGCCGTCGCGCGCGCCAAGGCGGCGCAGTTCGCCGACAGCCCCGGCGGCTGGTCCACGCTGCGGGGCAACGGCGACTTCGGTACGGACTACACCCGGCGGGCCTTCGTCGCGCAGATCGGCCTGGGCGCCAACCTGGACGCCGACGCGATCTACCCCGGCGCCCGCAGCGACGACCAGGGGCGCCCGCTGACGGGCGCGTACCGCTACCGCATCCATTTCACCGCCGATCAACTGCCCCCGGTGGACGGCTTCTGGTCGCTGACCCTCTACAACGAGCGCCAGGCCTTCGCCGACAACCCGCTCAACCGGTACGCCATCGGCGACCGCGACCCCCTCGTCTTCGCCGCCGACGGCTCGCTGACGCTCCACATCCAGCACGACAGCCCCGGCCCGGAGCAGGAGGCGAACTGGCTGCCCGCCCCCGCCGACGCCTTCAACCTCTTCTTCCGGCTCTACTGGCCCAGGCCGTCCGTCGTTGACGGCACTTGGGCTCTGCCGCCCCTCCAGCGCGTCGACTGA